The following proteins come from a genomic window of Nitrospirota bacterium:
- a CDS encoding DUF4070 domain-containing protein, with the protein MKILLVYPYFPDSFWSFRHALKFILKKASSPPLGLLTVAAMLPEEYEKKLIDMNVSNLDDKDLMWADLVFISAMAIQRESVEKIITRCKSIGVKIVAGGPLFTTGYEEFKEIDYLVLGEAEITLPLFLEDLKNGCPKHIYTSDQWADIRKTPIPLWSLININRYATINIQYSRGCPFNCEFCDITLLCGRIPRTKDKDQIIRELESIYSCGFRGGVFFVDDNFIGNKRKLKDEILPAIAEWMKDRRYPFSFVTQASIELSDNEELMNLMVQAGFDTVFVGIETPNEQSLTECSKFQNKNRDLLESVKNIHKAGLQVQAGFIVGFDNDPLTIFDTQIKFIQNSGIVTAMVGLLNALPRTRLYQRLEKEKRLLKDTSGDNTDFSINFIPKMNYDILIDGYKKILRTIYSPRHYYKRVKNFLKEYMPPKKRMLNLKLNYFYALLKSMFILGIIGKERFQYWKLFFWTMFKRPRLFPMAITFSIYGFHFRKVFEKHF; encoded by the coding sequence GTGAAGATACTTCTTGTTTATCCTTATTTTCCCGACAGCTTCTGGAGTTTCAGACATGCATTAAAATTTATTCTTAAAAAGGCAAGCAGTCCGCCATTGGGTCTTCTGACTGTTGCAGCAATGCTTCCAGAAGAATATGAGAAAAAGCTAATTGATATGAATGTCAGCAATCTGGATGATAAAGATCTAATGTGGGCAGATCTTGTTTTTATAAGCGCTATGGCTATTCAGCGAGAATCAGTAGAAAAAATCATTACGAGATGCAAATCCATTGGAGTTAAGATTGTAGCTGGTGGGCCACTCTTCACGACTGGATATGAAGAGTTTAAAGAGATCGATTATCTTGTATTAGGTGAGGCAGAAATAACTTTACCTCTGTTCCTTGAGGATTTAAAGAATGGTTGCCCCAAACACATCTATACATCTGATCAGTGGGCAGATATAAGAAAGACGCCTATTCCTCTCTGGAGCCTTATAAATATAAATCGCTATGCAACAATAAACATCCAGTATTCCCGAGGTTGTCCCTTTAACTGCGAATTCTGCGACATTACACTGCTCTGTGGGCGTATCCCGCGGACAAAAGATAAAGATCAGATTATCAGGGAACTTGAGAGCATTTACTCATGCGGCTTCAGAGGCGGAGTCTTTTTTGTGGACGACAATTTTATAGGGAATAAAAGAAAGCTCAAAGATGAGATATTGCCTGCAATTGCTGAATGGATGAAGGACAGAAGGTATCCATTTTCCTTTGTAACACAGGCATCAATAGAGCTCTCAGATAATGAAGAATTAATGAATTTAATGGTCCAGGCAGGATTTGATACTGTTTTTGTTGGTATCGAGACCCCCAATGAGCAAAGTCTGACAGAATGCAGCAAATTTCAGAACAAGAACCGCGACCTTCTTGAAAGTGTTAAAAATATTCACAAGGCAGGGCTTCAGGTTCAGGCAGGGTTTATTGTCGGGTTTGATAACGACCCCCTTACCATTTTTGACACACAGATAAAGTTCATCCAGAATAGCGGGATTGTCACTGCAATGGTGGGTCTGTTAAACGCACTCCCCCGCACCCGACTTTACCAAAGGCTTGAGAAAGAAAAAAGGCTTCTTAAAGACACTTCGGGTGACAATACAGATTTTTCGATCAACTTTATTCCCAAAATGAACTACGATATTCTAATTGACGGATACAAAAAAATCCTCAGGACGATATATTCTCCAAGACATTATTATAAAAGGGTAAAAAATTTTTTAAAAGAGTATATGCCTCCCAAGAAAAGGATGCTAAATTTAAAACTCAACTATTTTTATGCCTTACTTAAATCAATGTTCATTCTTGGTATCATAGGGAAAGAGCGGTTTCAGTATTGGAAGCTTTTTTTCTGGACCATGTTCAAACGTCCGAGACTTTTCCCGATGGCAATAACTTTTTCGATTTATGGGTTCCATTTCAGAAAGGTCTTCGAGAAACATTTTTAG
- a CDS encoding flavin reductase family protein, whose protein sequence is MQDIVSKGISHGVYIVTVRTKEKINGMTAAWVSQVSFQPLLLMVSIAPARYTHNLIKESGYFAINALDESMQNYAASFGFKTGRKVDKFQGVFYFDAQNGSPVLTDALAYFECRVKDIFSAGDHTLFIGEVVEAKLLKENTKPLIFHWNDYF, encoded by the coding sequence ATGCAGGATATAGTATCAAAAGGTATATCTCATGGAGTTTATATTGTTACAGTCAGGACAAAAGAGAAAATAAATGGTATGACTGCTGCCTGGGTTTCTCAGGTTTCTTTCCAACCATTGTTGCTAATGGTTTCAATCGCGCCTGCAAGATATACTCATAATCTCATAAAAGAATCTGGTTACTTTGCGATTAATGCTCTTGACGAAAGTATGCAGAACTACGCAGCATCATTCGGTTTCAAAACTGGGAGGAAGGTAGATAAATTTCAGGGGGTCTTTTATTTCGATGCTCAAAACGGTTCACCTGTCCTTACTGATGCTCTTGCTTACTTTGAATGCAGGGTAAAAGATATCTTCTCTGCGGGGGACCATACTCTTTTTATCGGTGAGGTAGTGGAAGCAAAACTCCTTAAAGAAAATACCAAGCCACTGATATTTCATTGGAATGATTATTTTTAG
- a CDS encoding 3D domain-containing protein: MKINRKIGLFFVCKFLVIGMLFFIFTFVLENNNDLQKKIGIFTAYTATVSQTDSSPTITASNKKISEGMVANNCLPFGTKIKVNDKIFEIQDRMNVRHGCDRFDIYMHNYSDAIDFGIKKLKYELI, encoded by the coding sequence GTGAAGATTAACAGAAAAATTGGATTATTTTTTGTCTGCAAATTCCTTGTCATAGGAATGCTGTTCTTTATTTTTACCTTTGTTTTAGAAAACAATAATGATTTACAGAAAAAAATCGGTATTTTCACCGCATATACTGCAACTGTTTCTCAAACGGACAGTTCACCAACGATTACTGCAAGTAATAAAAAAATTAGTGAAGGGATGGTTGCAAATAATTGCCTTCCATTCGGAACAAAAATAAAGGTTAATGATAAAATCTTTGAGATTCAGGACAGAATGAACGTGAGACATGGATGCGATAGATTCGACATATATATGCATAATTATTCAGATGCCATTGATTTTGGAATAAAGAAATTGAAATATGAACTAATTTAA
- a CDS encoding DUF4388 domain-containing protein → MAFTGDLEHLHIVDIIQLIHTTRKSGTFSVKGSRGESRIIFYNGYIVGANHLNIRIGTVLVKMNAISPKDLEQALEAQKKVGINRKPLIATLIEMGKLSHEEASKGLKKLIEMTIVELMGWKEGVFTFDTEVIAVSPECKYSPADMEQEVTLDAQMVLMDALRIFDERERDRIAGKNVQPFEDFFKDVIPSKDKIEDKQNDKVITPEDLGLSEIDRLKKKLPRPFSVKEIFDPVEIHRQNIRENLENFSDVDQGTLVSFLNRFTKSSGILRASSQIKGEVKALVFFSSDKLIKHSLMTICKNDGYLVFATEEKRELDNIINQCISKKIQLILVLDYPVKLASSLFKENILSIRNHIKERYPQIITIQLISLFDYNFIIQSFNDNVKIVFPRPLKEFQKETFIEDTIKFLETFRSYINSLFEEKKYSLSTDIALSKIKEQITIFQKINEPPELSLAILQSVSEIFERSITFVVRQGELIGEKACGINNDKKEATISVSNLRIPLTESSIFRNVVENGQIFYGEINDEILEDYLFKKIGAPLKTTILLLPVKSLRKTMILTYGDFGISDVHPVQIDILEILANHAGLVLENIIFRKHFKKTASK, encoded by the coding sequence ATGGCTTTTACAGGTGACTTAGAACATCTACATATAGTTGATATTATTCAGTTAATTCATACAACGAGAAAGTCCGGCACTTTTTCTGTAAAAGGAAGTCGCGGTGAGAGTCGAATTATTTTCTATAATGGTTATATTGTAGGTGCAAATCATCTCAATATTCGGATTGGAACAGTTCTGGTAAAAATGAATGCTATCTCACCAAAGGATCTTGAACAAGCACTCGAAGCTCAGAAAAAAGTAGGAATTAATCGAAAACCCTTGATTGCTACTCTAATAGAAATGGGCAAATTGAGTCATGAAGAAGCATCCAAAGGCTTGAAGAAGCTGATAGAAATGACGATTGTTGAATTGATGGGATGGAAGGAAGGAGTCTTTACCTTTGATACTGAAGTAATTGCCGTATCTCCTGAATGTAAATATAGCCCTGCTGATATGGAACAGGAAGTTACCCTCGATGCTCAGATGGTTTTGATGGATGCACTCCGAATTTTTGACGAACGTGAACGAGACCGCATAGCAGGAAAGAATGTCCAGCCATTTGAAGATTTTTTCAAAGATGTCATCCCATCAAAAGATAAGATTGAAGATAAACAGAATGATAAAGTTATTACTCCAGAAGATCTTGGACTATCAGAAATTGATCGTCTTAAAAAGAAATTGCCAAGGCCTTTTTCTGTAAAAGAAATTTTTGATCCTGTAGAAATTCATCGTCAAAATATAAGAGAAAATTTAGAAAATTTTTCTGATGTAGATCAGGGAACTCTTGTATCTTTTTTAAATAGATTCACAAAGAGTAGCGGTATCCTCAGAGCTTCTTCACAAATAAAAGGCGAGGTTAAGGCGCTTGTATTTTTCAGCAGTGATAAGCTTATAAAACATTCTTTGATGACTATCTGTAAAAATGATGGTTACCTTGTATTTGCAACAGAAGAAAAAAGAGAACTTGATAATATTATCAACCAGTGTATATCAAAGAAAATACAACTAATCCTGGTCTTAGATTACCCTGTGAAATTAGCATCGTCACTTTTCAAAGAAAATATACTCAGCATACGAAATCATATAAAAGAGAGATATCCACAAATTATCACTATTCAACTTATATCTCTCTTTGATTACAATTTCATAATTCAGTCCTTTAATGATAATGTGAAAATTGTTTTTCCCAGGCCTTTAAAAGAGTTTCAAAAAGAAACTTTCATCGAAGATACAATAAAATTTCTGGAAACCTTTAGATCTTATATAAATAGTTTATTCGAAGAAAAAAAATACTCTTTATCAACTGATATTGCTCTCAGCAAAATCAAAGAGCAAATTACGATTTTTCAGAAAATAAATGAACCACCTGAGCTATCTCTTGCTATTCTTCAGTCTGTCTCTGAAATATTCGAAAGATCTATAACATTCGTAGTCCGTCAAGGAGAGCTGATAGGTGAAAAAGCTTGTGGAATTAATAATGATAAAAAAGAGGCTACAATTTCAGTAAGTAATCTCAGAATACCATTAACAGAATCTTCTATTTTCCGTAATGTAGTTGAAAATGGACAGATTTTTTATGGTGAGATTAATGACGAAATTTTAGAAGACTATCTTTTTAAAAAAATTGGGGCACCACTGAAAACTACCATACTCCTGTTGCCTGTAAAGAGCCTCAGAAAAACCATGATACTAACATATGGGGATTTTGGTATTAGCGATGTTCACCCGGTGCAGATTGATATTCTTGAAATACTTGCAAACCATGCTGGTTTAGTTCTTGAAAATATTATATTCAGAAAACATTTTAAAAAGACCGCTTCTAAATAA
- a CDS encoding PilT/PilU family type 4a pilus ATPase has translation MDIAKFKQILEIAFEKRVSDIHFEVDNPPLFRVRGHLIHSKLKSLTKKDTEFIAETIMEQSNRKLPEDFKEFDTSYTLLNVGRFRASIFRQRGNIGIVMRVIPHHIGTFEELNLPPVLGKIVQAPNGLILVTGPTGNGKSTTLASMIRFINENFNYNVITIEDPIEFLFSSEKSCIIQREVGIDTESFSGALKAAMRMDPDVIMVGEMRDLETIDACIKAAETGHLVLSTLHTHNAASTINRIVSYFPPQAQEIIRHRLAEILVATVSLRLIVDKSGEYIIPALEVMFSTSSIKACIRDGHLDEIEQYIEKGHDEYGMQTFDQHLIQLCKQDIITIDEAKRISRSTDLERKFIYY, from the coding sequence ATGGACATTGCAAAATTTAAACAGATACTTGAAATTGCCTTTGAAAAGAGGGTTTCTGACATTCACTTTGAAGTGGATAATCCCCCTCTATTCAGAGTCCGTGGGCACTTGATTCACTCAAAATTGAAAAGTCTGACAAAAAAAGATACAGAGTTTATCGCTGAAACCATCATGGAACAGAGCAATCGAAAACTACCAGAAGACTTTAAAGAATTTGACACTTCTTATACATTATTAAATGTAGGCCGTTTTCGTGCAAGTATCTTTCGTCAGCGTGGCAATATTGGAATTGTGATGCGTGTGATACCTCACCATATTGGCACTTTTGAGGAATTAAATCTTCCACCAGTACTTGGAAAAATTGTTCAGGCTCCTAACGGCCTGATTCTTGTAACCGGACCAACTGGAAATGGTAAATCTACGACCTTAGCATCGATGATTCGCTTCATAAATGAGAATTTCAATTATAATGTAATAACAATTGAGGACCCTATAGAGTTCCTATTTTCTTCTGAAAAAAGCTGTATCATTCAAAGAGAGGTTGGTATTGATACCGAAAGTTTCAGTGGTGCATTGAAAGCTGCCATGCGAATGGATCCTGATGTAATCATGGTAGGAGAAATGCGTGATCTGGAAACAATAGATGCATGTATCAAGGCTGCTGAAACAGGACATCTGGTTTTATCAACCCTGCATACACATAATGCTGCTTCAACTATTAACAGGATTGTGAGCTATTTTCCACCACAGGCTCAGGAAATCATAAGACACAGACTCGCAGAGATACTTGTTGCAACTGTTTCTCTGCGACTTATCGTAGATAAGAGCGGTGAATACATCATACCTGCTTTAGAGGTAATGTTCTCAACCTCATCTATTAAGGCGTGTATTCGTGACGGGCATCTGGATGAAATCGAACAATATATTGAGAAAGGGCACGATGAATATGGCATGCAGACTTTTGACCAGCATTTGATTCAACTTTGCAAACAGGATATTATAACGATTGATGAAGCAAAGCGGATTTCCCGCTCGACTGATCTGGAACGAAAGTTCATATATTATTAG
- a CDS encoding family 1 glycosylhydrolase, translating into MTDKSFLWGVATSAFQLEGSINADWASWDSILSAKPCVTDHYNLYKKDLLLLKELGVNAYRFSLEWSRIQPRENVWDCETIAHYQDIIDILNKNNIEPVITLHHFTHPLWFIKKYPWHKDKSVEKFTGYVKKLLSAIKGARYWITFNEPYVLLLGGYLEGCMPPGLKDPSMALKALKNILICHSLSYDIIHAKVPGAEVSIAHNMAALAPWRFWNPFDRLLSKISKYFYNHSLIDAFLTNKLRVKFPLKNEVEIEVPLQDKLDFFGVNYYTRVHVRFNPFQRMGIELRHRDIDGYGLTDMGWEIHPRGLEKVLRYASRLKVPLIITENGIATHQDEKKIKFMKSHIDILQRCIRNGMDIRGYFYWSLIDNYEWLHGLDSRFGLYRVDFETLERKPTKAALYYSYLIKSRRF; encoded by the coding sequence ATGACTGATAAGAGCTTTCTCTGGGGTGTTGCTACATCAGCCTTTCAGCTTGAAGGGTCTATAAATGCAGACTGGGCATCATGGGATTCAATACTCAGTGCAAAACCTTGTGTAACAGACCACTACAACCTCTATAAAAAAGATTTACTATTACTCAAAGAACTCGGGGTCAATGCGTACAGGTTCTCACTCGAATGGAGTAGAATCCAGCCGCGAGAAAATGTATGGGATTGCGAAACGATTGCACATTATCAGGATATCATAGACATTCTAAATAAAAATAATATCGAACCTGTTATCACCCTACATCATTTCACACATCCTTTATGGTTTATAAAAAAATATCCGTGGCATAAAGACAAATCAGTAGAAAAATTTACTGGATATGTCAAAAAACTTCTATCAGCAATAAAAGGTGCCAGATACTGGATAACTTTCAATGAGCCTTATGTGCTTTTGCTGGGAGGATATCTCGAAGGGTGTATGCCTCCGGGGCTGAAAGACCCGTCCATGGCACTCAAAGCGCTCAAGAATATCCTCATATGTCACAGCCTGTCGTATGATATAATTCATGCAAAAGTGCCAGGGGCAGAGGTGAGTATTGCGCATAACATGGCAGCCCTTGCACCGTGGAGATTCTGGAACCCTTTCGACAGGCTACTATCGAAGATTTCGAAATATTTTTATAACCATTCTCTGATTGATGCTTTTCTGACAAATAAATTAAGGGTGAAATTCCCTTTGAAAAATGAGGTCGAAATAGAGGTCCCATTACAGGATAAACTCGATTTTTTTGGTGTGAATTATTATACAAGGGTTCATGTAAGGTTCAATCCATTTCAAAGAATGGGGATTGAGCTACGGCACAGGGATATAGACGGTTACGGTTTGACAGATATGGGATGGGAAATCCATCCACGCGGGCTTGAAAAGGTTCTGAGATATGCATCGAGACTCAAGGTTCCTCTAATAATTACCGAAAATGGGATTGCAACTCACCAGGACGAGAAGAAGATTAAATTCATGAAGTCCCATATCGATATTCTTCAACGGTGCATCAGGAATGGCATGGATATCAGGGGATATTTCTACTGGTCGCTTATCGACAACTATGAATGGCTCCATGGACTCGACTCAAGATTCGGCCTTTACAGGGTCGATTTCGAAACCCTCGAAAGGAAACCGACCAAAGCAGCGCTATATTACTCATACCTTATCAAAAGCAGGCGATTTTAA